The region GGCTATTTGGCTGAATAAAGGAATTATGAGAGACATGGGCCCCTCCTCCTCCGTGGTGAACAAATACATCGCTAGCCTGCAGAAGCTACAACTGGGGAAAGCATGGAAAACTCCTCAGGAGGCTCCAGGGAATCAGGTGATTCGCTTTAAGCAGGTAGAACTTATTCCACATGTGGCGTATTCGGATGGTATTATCGATGTGCGCACGCCCCTCACGGTACGGTTTGAGTTCTGGAACATGCAAGGTGACCTGAGCCTGAACGTAGGAATCGTACTCTACTCCTACACGGGCGACTGCATCTTTGACCTGCTCTCCCCTGCTGCAGACTGCCAGCAAGGTATCGTGGAGGGGGAATGTACCATCCCGGGAAACTTCCTCAACGACGGCTCTTACTACATTACGCTAACGGTGGCCAAGGAGGCTTCCGTTCCGCTGTATAACCTGGACGAATGCCTTTCTTTCGACGTGGAAGACTACCGTGGAGACATACATTACTTTGAAAAATGGTGGGGTGCCGTACGGCCTAAGTTCCCCTTCAGGTTAGAGAGCAAAAACAAGGAATTACAGACAAGCAGGTAACAGCATGCAGCAACAGCCATTATATAAGATCACCCATATTCACCTCGACCAGCTAGACACCCCGCTGCATACGCTTTACACAAGGCCTGGCAGCTACCTGGTATTCTGGTGGGATTCCATTGCCTTAGGCCATATGTTTATAGAACCCGGTCACCAACTCACGCAGGAGGAGTATCACGACAGGCTGATAGAAGCCATAAAGCCAGCTGTTAAAGTATACATAAGAAAGGCCCATAAGCTGGGGGGCTGCTGGCAACACCTCCTGGCCGACGGGAAAACAGAAGAATGGCTCAGCCTGATGGCATCATTCTTCACAACCAGTGCAGCCGACAAGATACCGGCGAGGGTGCCGGTATCGGTTGTCATCTGCACCCGCAACCGGGCCAACCATTTGCATAAGTGCCTATCCACCCTTCATCAGCTAAGGTGCCTGCCAGAGGAGATTGTAGTAGTGGATAATGCCCCCTCCGATGATGCTACGAAAAACGTGGTGGCACTTTTTCGTGATGTGCGCTATGTAAGAGAACTAAGGCCAGGGCTTTCCAATGCCAGAAACACCGGCATACAAACAGCATCTCACCCCATTATTGCCTTTACTGACGATGATGTGACGGTGCACCCCGACTGGGTATACAGAGTATGGCAAACCTTTGAGGAAAGCAATGTAGCTGCCATGACGGGCTTAGTCATAGTGTCAGAACTACAGACAGAGGCTCAGTTAATTTTTGAGAAACATTGGAGCTTTAACCGGGGCTATGCAGATGTTCTTTACGACGCGGCTTACTTCAGCACTACCCTACCCTTTGGACCGCCCGTTTGGAAAATAGGAGCGGGAGCCAATATGGCGTTTAGGAGAACGATCTTCGAGGAAGTAGGGCTCTTCCACCAAGAACTAGGCGCGGGTGCCTCCGGCTGCAGCGAGGACTCGGAGATGTGGTTCAGAATTTTGGCTCATGGCCATACTATTCACTATAACCCAAGAGCAGCGGTCTTTCATGAGCACAGAAAAGAATTTAAGGAGCTGAAAAAACAGATTTATTACTACATGCGCGGCTTTACGGCAGCTGCCTTGTTTCAACAACACCAGCACCATAAGGCCAATTACAAAAAACACTTATCAAAGGTGCTACCTAAACACTACTTAAGAATGATCATCAGGGGATTCCCCCGGTACCGTTCCAGGTTAAGTACAGTGTGGGTAGAAGTACAAGGTATGCTTTCTGGCTTGGTCTATTACCACAGAAACAGGAGCCGATTTTCTAAGCCCTCACCTAAATAACTAGCCCTGATGTATACGAAAGAGTCTCCCCTGGTCTCCGTCATCATCCCCTGTTATAACCATGGGCACTACCTGCACGAGGCTATTGACAGTGTGCGGCAACAGACCTATCCTGCGCTTGAGATCATTGTTGTGGATGACGGCTCTACAGACAACACGGCTACTGTGGCGCAGGCTGCGCGCCCTCTCACCTACATTTACCAGGAAAACAAAGGCTTGTCTGCCGCGCGTAACACAGGCATCAGGCATAGCAAAGGAGAGTTTCTTGTTTTCCTGGATGCCGACGACTGTCTCTACCCGGATGCTGTGGCGGTTAATGCAGGCTTGCTGCTAGAAAACAGCGCGCTGGCATTTGTCTCAGGCAGCTATACCCTCTTTTTCCCCTCCACTAACCAGGTGCAGCCCGTGGTAAGGCAGGTGGAGGGCAATCATTACCAACACCTGCTCAGGGGGAATTATATCGGCATGCACGCAGCGGTCATGTTCAGGCGATGGGTGTTTGACAACTTTATGTATGATACTTCCCTGAAAGCCTGCGAAGACTATGACCTCTACTTGCGTGTTACCCGCCGGCACCCGGTCCTGCACCACGGCCATCTCATGGCTGTTTATCGCCAACACGGCACGAATATGTCGGGGGATAGCAAGCTGATGCTTCAGACAACGCTCCAGGTGCTTGCCTGGCAACAGCAGCATCTTCAAAATACGATAGAGCAGGCCGCCTACAGGGATGGCATCAACATCTGGAAAGCATTCTATACCCAACAGTTGGCCCACAAGCTTACTAAGGTGAACGGATTCTCCCTCCACGATTACCTTAGCTTTTTAAAAAATGACCCGGATCTTTCCCTCCATACCTTGCGCAGCAGCACCAGTTCTATAGCCATTTTTAACAAGATGATACAAATACTCCCTTCAGGTAAGATCAGAAAAAAGCTAAGTTCCATCTTCACAATGGATCGTACGCCTGCCGTTGGAGGCGTGCGGTTCGGTCACTTTCACAGGTACACCCCTTTTAGTACCGAGTTTGGGTATGACCGGGGCGGGCCCGTGGACCGCTACTACATTGAACGGTTCCTGGGCGATCAGGCACATGACATTAAAGGAAGGGTGCTGGAGATAGGGGATAACAGCTACACCCTAGCCTACGGGGGGGAAAGGGTAACTAAAAGTGATATCCTGCATGTGGATGAAAGCAACCCCAGTGCCACGCTGGTCGGCGATATCAGTCATGCGCCCCATATCCCTGATAACTCCTTTGATTGCATCATCCTGACGCAAACCCTGCATTTGATTTACCATTTCACAGAAGCCCTTCATACCTGTTTCCGGATCCTCAAACCAGGAGGCGCGCTGTTACTCACGGTACCCGGTATCACGCCCATCGACCACGGGGAGTGGAAGGAAACCTGGTACTGGTCCTTTACCGACAAATCCATGAAGCGGCTGATGGAAGAAACTTTCCCTGGAGGCATCTCAGAAGTAACTCCTTATGGGAATGTGTTCACGGCCACTGCTTTCCTGTACGGAATGGGATTGCCCGAGGTACCTAAGACCAAACTGATGTACGATGACCCTCACTACCAGGTAATCATAACCGTGAAGGCCACCAAACCCATGGTACCATGATCAGAAGTCTTACCCATACCCTAAAACGTTATCTTCGGCCCAGAGGCCTGGTGCTCATGTACCACCGTGTGGCACAAGTGGAGTCTGACGTGTGGAGGCTGGCTGTCAGCCCCCACCACTTTGAGCAGCATCTGCAGATGCTGCACACCAAGTGGCGTGTCATCCCGCTGGCTGAGCTGGCAGATGATCTTGTCAGGCAAAAGGTAAAAAGAAACAGCGTCGCCATCACCTTCGATGATGGCTATGCAGACAACTTCCTGGTGGCCAGACCTCTGCTTGTCCAATACCGCTTGCCAGCGACCTTCTTTATCTGTTCAGGAAACATAGGCAGCAAAAAAGCATTCTGGTGGGATGAGTTGGAGCACCTGATACTCTCCTCCAAGGATTTACCCGCCAAGTTAAATCTCCATGTAGCGCACACCGCCATAAGCTTTGATCTGGGAATAGAGGGGCACTTGACGGAGGCAATGCAGGAACAGCACCGCCACTGGAAAGCTTATGTACAAGCACCACCCACAGCAAGAGCCTCCCTCTTTCTCCAACTATGGGAAGCCCTAAGGCCGCTTCCGAGCCAACAGCAGCAGCACTATCTGCAGCAGCTAAAGGCCTGGGCGGGTGCTTCCCTCCAGAAGGAAAGCACCTATAGCATGGACACAGCACAACTGGAGGAACTGGCCCGGCACGAGTTGTTTACCCTTGGCGCCCATACTGTTTCGCATCCGGACCTTGCCTGTCTGCCAGCAGCGGCCCAGCAGCAGGAGATGCTGGAAAGTAAGGCTTTTTTGGAGCGTTGCGCTGCTACAACCGTGAGCCTGCTTGCCTACCCCTATGGAAGCTACACCCAGAATACGGCCAGCCTGGCAGCCAAGGCCGGGTTTAAGGCTGCTGTCACCACCAGCAACTGCCCTGTAAAACACGGCACTCCTGGCTACGGGGTGGGCAGGTTCCTTGTCGATGACTGGAGCGGCCGGCAGCTTGATCAACTCATGAGCACCTGGATAAACGCCTGACAATACGTGTGTATGAAGCCTAAAGTATCTATCATCACCTGTTTTTATAACGAGCAGCGCTACCTGGAAGAGGCGATCGAAAGCGTGCTTCACCAGACTTATACAGCTTGGCAGCTGCTACTCATTGACGATGGTTCCTCTGATAACAGCACACGTATAGCCCGGCGCTATGCCGCTGCCTACCCGCTCAGCATCACGTACTGCGCACATGAAGGGCATATAAACAAAGGACTGAGTGCCAGCAGGAACCTTGGCTTGCGACAGGCTCAAGGAGAACTGATAGCTTTTCTGGATGCCGATGATGTGTGGCAGCCAACGTATTTGGAAGCGCAACTTAACTTGATGCAGCAAGCGCAGGTGTCCATCCTTTGTGAGGCAACCGTGTACTGGTATGATTGGAACCTACCGGAAAAGGAGAACCAGGTCGTATATATTGGTACTGAGCAGGACAGGATTTATCACCCTCCCCAACTCATGCTCACTCTCTACCCCCTGGGCAAAGGTGCCGCCCCGTGCATGTGCGGAATCATACTTAAAAAAGAGATTCTGCTAAGGATTGGGGGATTTGAAGATACCTTCAGAGGGATGTATGAAGACCAGGTATTCCTGAGCAAACTCTACCTCACTGAGCCAGTCTACATCTCTTCCGGGCATCTTAACCTTTACCGGCAACGACCAGACTCGCTGGTGGGCTCCTCACAACATACTCCAAGCTATCACCTGGTCCGGAAGCAATACCTGCAATGGCTGAAACAATACCTGCAGCATAAACGCTTTGGGTACAAGGAGGTGGAGGCGCTCTTACAGCAGGCCATGCAGCCTTATACCACCTCTCCCCTTCAGTTTATCACTTACAGGATGCGTGGTAGATTAAAACGCCTCCTAAAGAAATACACCCCGAGCCGTTTTGTGCGAATACTTAAATGAGATTTATAGGTTAACTAACCCTGCAGGCCTGGCAAACGCATTCGGGCACGAGATTTTTTCATAACTATAACCTGCCTTGATATGGAACGCATTCCTACTTCTCCTCCAACGATAGCGCCGCTTCCCCCCTCCCCTAACCGCCCGCTATGGTCTGTCATGATTCCGGCCTATAATTGTACCCTGTTCCTGGTAGAAACCCTTGAAAGCGTACTAGCTCAAAACATTCCGGCCAGTCACATGCAGATCGAGGTGGTGGACGATGCCAGCACCGATGCCGACGTGGAGAAAATCGTGCGCGAAGTGGGAAAAGGCAGGGTGGGGTATTACAGACAGCCGCAGAACGTAGGCAGCCTGCGTAACTTCGAAACTTGCATCAACAGGGCCCGAGGCTACCTGGTGCACCTGCTGCATGGCGATGATAGGGTGCGGGCAGGATACTATACAGCCATGGAGCAGCTTTTCAGGGATTTCCCTGAAGCCGGAGCCGCTTTTTGCAGGCATCATACAATTGATGAACAGAATAACATTCTTAATCCACATGTAAAAGACGATGCACCTTGGCGTGGTCTGCAGGAGAACTGGCTCTTGCGCATCGGTGAAAAACAGCACATCCAGTATGCCACCATCACAGTTAAAAGGGAGGTATATGAAAAACTGGGCTCCTTTTTCGGGGTGACCTATGGAGAGGATTGGGAAATGTGGGTGCGCATTGCCAAGCATTATCCAGTTGCCTTTACTTCGCAGATACTGGCCGAGTACAGAAAGCATTCCAGCTCTATTTCCGGCACAAAGATCATGACGGGGGAATACATCGAGGACATCGCTTATCTGCTCCAACTCATTCAACAGCACCTGCCACCAGAACACCGGAAGCAGGTACTGATGAAAGCACAGAAAAACTTTTCGAATTATGGTTTGAATATTGCCCAGGCGCTTTGGGAAAAAACAGGGAACAGAAAATATGTAGAGGCAAACATTAGAAAGGCATTAAGCATGTACCTTGACGCCAGGCTCTGTTTTAAAGCAGCAAGACTGATCGCAAAAATTGCGCTTCATGAATTAAAGCTCAGGCCACATACGCCCGATGATAGCAGGTACAGAAGGTACATATAGGCTTAATAGTGCCGCTTCAGCAACTCCAGCACCTCTGCATCACTCTTCGCGTGGTAAACCTCTGCGCCAGATAGAGCTGGAAAAATAGTTTTAAACTCGTTGTAGCGGTGCTCATGCCCGCGTTTAGACAGAATGATGTTTTTGCCACCGAAATAACTGGCCAGAGCTGCCGTGCCGCCGTGCACTGACAGGAAGCGATCACAATTAGCGTAAAGCATCAACTGAAAGTGGTTGTAGTTATTCACATGCGTCCTATTTGCCTGGTACAGGTCTTCTGCCAGCACTACCTCAGGGTAATTTTTCCTGATGAAATCCGCCTCTTTCAATTCCAGGATATCGCTGTTGTCCATCACAATATACTTGGCGCCAGGGCGATTATACACGATTTGGTACGTATCGCTGTACCTGTCCAGTATCTCACCCAGCATGGCAATGCTGAAATAGTTGATAGGCCCTTTCCCCCATTCCGTGTTATACTTGTTGGCTATAACCAGGAGCGGTTTACTAAAGATAAATAGGTCGTTCTTATAATGCTGCTTTAAGGGTACCTGCGCCCATTTAGAGAAGGAAACGGTGGGGCAGTGGTACATATTGGGTATTTCGTAGTTATTACCTATATACCTGTCTACCCTTGTCTCATACCTCTCCTCGTGCTGCTCGCTGAAGAAGTATAGCTCCTTGGTGAATTTGGAGGAGATGGTTCTGCCCAGCGTGCCGTTCAGATGATGCCAGTAAGCAAAAGGCAGCACGAAGGTGAGTTCCTGCTGAAACTCCTCTCTGTAGGCTATCTCCTTATACTTGCTTTTCAGCACATAGTCCTGAATACAATACTTTGTTTGCCTCATCCGGGCATAGCTGTTCTTGAAGAGAAAGAACTCAGGTGTGCCATAGCTAAAGGAGCCTTCCAGTCTCTTTTTTACCCTTTGGATAAACGGGGTTTTATTCCGTCCGGCTGAGGTAATATATCGCTGCCCACGGTAGCTTTCAACTCTGTTAATAACCTCCATACTCTCCGAAAACTTCAAAATGGGTTGTCAGATTTAAACGGATTTTTTATTAAGCAGATCTAAAATAGTCCAATTTTTTATAAAATATGTTTAAAGCAAATTAATTGCCAACTCAAATGAAAGTATCAGGTTTTTAGGTAGTTATCATAAAATATCATGTAAGACTTCTTCTGCACCAAACAAAGGAAAAATCTATATAGGAATAGAAGAGGTATAAAAAAAAGAGTAGTATACAGTACTACTCTTTTTCGACGTAAGTATTTAGGGCAAAGGCTAATCTAAATCACGATCACCTCTTTTCAGTTCCTCCACTGAGCGCATCACCTTGTCTTTCAGGCCGTTTTTATACTTCTCCAGTTTATCTGCCACGGCCGGGTTGTTGGTACCAATAATTTCGGCAGCAAGGATGCCAGCGTTCAGAGCGCCATCCAGGGCTACGGTAGCCACCGGTATGCCACCCGGCATCTGAAGTATACTTAGCACCGAGTCCCAGCCATCGATAGAGTTAGAGGATTTAACCGGCACCCCGATAACAGGCAGTGTGGTGATAGAGGCCACCATGCCCGGCAGGTGCGCAGCTCCGCCCGCTCCGGCAATAATTACCTTCAGGCCGCGCTTGCGGGCGCTCTCGGCGTATTCGAACATGCGGTGCGGCGTGCGGTGCGCAGATACAATGGTCAGCTCAAACGGTACGCCCAGCGTTTCCAGGATCTCGGCGGCGGCATCCATTACCTTCAGGTCAGACTGGCTGCCCATGATAATGCCCACTAGCGGTTGTGTATTTCTCGTTTCTTCAGCCATACTTATGCTTTTACTTTGATGACATTTTTAACTGACTCGGCGCGTTGCTGCGCCTCTTCTATACTTTGCCCCAATACGGTGATGTGCCCCATCTTGCGTGCAGGGCGGGTATACTTTTTGCCATATAAATGGATGTAGACACCCGGCACGGCCAAAGCCTCCTGCAGGCCCTCATACTTTGCCTCACCGTCGTAGCCCGGCTCGCCCAGCAGGTTCAGCATCACGGCCGCGCTCTGGATCTCGGTGGAGCCCAGCGGCAGGTTCAGGATCGCGCGCAGGTGCTGCTCGTATTGCGAGGTATAGTTGGCCTTTATGGTATGGTGCCCGCTGTTGTGCGGTCGCGGCGCCACCTCGTTCACCAGTATCTGCCCGTCTTTGGTCAGGAACATCTCCACGGCAAGTATACCTACCATGCCGAAGGCCTCAATTACGCGGGTGGCAATCTCAATGGCGTGGCGCTGCAACTTGTAGGGCACGTTGGCCGGGGCAAAAAGCGAGTCCACCAGGTTATGCTCCGGGTGGAAGCTCAGCTCCACCACCGGGAAAGCCGTAACCTCGCCGCTCTCGTTGCGGGCCACAATCACGGAGATCTCCTTCTCAAAATCCACCAGTTTCTCCAGCACCGACGGCTCCTCGAACGCTTTCCCAAAGTCTGCCTCACCGGTCAGGCGGGTCACGCCGCGGCCATCGTAGCCCTCGCGCCGCAACTTCTGGAACGCCGGCAGAAAATCTATACTTTGCTGTAGCTCTGACTTGTCTTTCAGAAGTATAAAATCAGAGGTAGGGATGTTGTGCTGGCGGTAAAACTCCTTCTGCAGGCCCTTATCCTGAATCGTGCGCACGGTTTTGGCATCCGGGTATACCTTCACGCCTTCCTGCTCCAGCTTCTCCAGCGCATCAGCATTCACGTGCTCAATCTCAATGGTGAGGATGTCGCACTGCTTGCCGAACTCATACACGGTATCAAAATCGCGGAAGCTGCCCACATAGAACTCGTGGCAGATGTCTTTGCAGGGCGCGTTCTCGTCGGGGTCCAGCACCAGGGTATAGAGGTTAAAATCGAGCCCGGCCTGCATCAGCATGCGGCCCAGCTGTCCGCCGCCAAGTATGCCCAGCTTTACTTCTCCTTTCATGTAGTGTAACGGTTAGGTTGATCTATCCTCAAAAATAAGGATTATGAACGGAGACGAAAGACAAAACGCTTAAGTTCTGCTTCTTTTCTTGTGCAATTTCCCGTCCGGAATCCAAATTCCTGCCTCCCGCCAAAATATCTGCCTTAAATTACGGCCTGCTGCCGCACCTTTACGTTGCAGATACATCATTTAAAATCTATATTTAACGCTACACTATACACGAGCTCTTACCTTATTCATGGAAATCATACTTGCCACCTTCTCTGCCCTGTTCTCCGTCGTGAATCCCTTTGGCGCCATGCCCGTGTTCCTAACCCTGACGCAGGATGATACCCCCTCTTACCGCAACCAGCAGGCGCTTAAAGCCTGTTTATACATGGTGGGTATTCTGGCAGTGTTTTTCCTGGCCGGCCAGTACGTGCTTAACTTCTTCGGCATCCGCATCCATGACCTGCGCATTGCCGGCGGTTTGATGATCATGCGCGCCGGCTTTGAGCTACTCTCGCCAGGTGCCAGCAAGAAGAAGATTTCGCCTGATGTGGTGGAGGAAGGGCAGCTAAAGGATGATATCTCCTTTACGCCCCTGGCCATGCCGATGCTCTCCGGCCCGGGCGCCATTGCCGTAAGCATCGGCCTTTTCACCACCTCGCTCTCCTACATAGACATGGTCATGATTCTGATCGGAATCATGTTGCTGGCCGTCGTTTCCTACCTCATCCTGCGCTCCTCGCACCAGCTCACGCGCTATATGGGCAAATCAGGCTTGGCAGCCCTTTCCCGCATCATGGGTTTCATTGTGCTTTCCATCGGTGTAAACTTTATTGTATCAGCCCTTACGGCGTTGTTTTTTACGGAGTAGCGGCAATCCTTATACCTATCGTGTAGGAATCATCTGTGGTGCCGGGGCAAACCACCCCTCTTCTCCTTGTCTTTGTCGAGGGCCCCTTCTTGGCGAAGGAGGGGAGCCTGTAGTCGCTTTAGCTAAAGTATAAGTTTCATAGTTGCTGGCATAGAGCGGACAGGTCGCGGCCTGTCCCTACAAGTATAAACCCAGTCCTGGCCCCGCTTCACCCCTCCCCAACCCTCCCCTAAGAACAGGGAAGAGAGCTGTACTTGCCACACTCTCTGTCATCTCGAGCAGAGCGAGAGATCTATCGGGAATTCTAAAGAGATCTCTCCCCAAGGTCGAGATGACAAATAGCCGGGGCTATCGAACTGAACCCAGTCCTTGGGTTGAGCGCCTTGTGAGATCCGGCGCTCAACTTGTTGAGCAGCCCGAGGCACGAGGGCAGGAGGGAACACAGCGCGATGCCCTTATCGAGGGCCCCTACCCCCAGGACGAGGCCTCCCGGCCTAGAGGGAGCCAAAGTATGAAATGCAACGATTGGTATGTAAGTCTGGAGGATGAACGGCAGCTAGCAAGTATAGCTTGTGTCCAGTTGCAAACAGCAGCGGCTAAGCGAAGGCACAAGTGGACTCTTGCCTCAGAGAAGTATGAAGTATAGCCCAAGTATAAAGTATGGCTCTGTGAGCCAGTCGGGTTACAAACCCAACGAAAAAAAAGACACGGGCTGCAAGCCCGCGCCAGCAGAAGTATGGGCAGAGTACAGATTAAGTATAAAGTACAGCCAAAGCAAATATGGCTCTGCAAGCTAATCAAGTTGCAAACTTGACACCATAGTAGGACACAAGTCTGAAGGCTTGCGCCATTTAAAGCAAAAAGTATAAAACCTCATTTACCTAAAGAATATATAGATTTCACTACTCTACAGACAAAACCCAATGGTTCGTCGAGAAGAAACCTCTATCAGTTTACCACCTTTGCCCGTACACCTCCTTTTAAGTAACTTAGCATGTATATATATGCCTAACCGTATCTGACACATTACCTAAACCCAAAAACATGAGACACCAATTAGTAGCCCTGTTGCTGCTGCTGGCTGTTGCCGTTACCACGGCCGTGGCCCAGCAAGGCAGCCAGAACGACAAAATCCTGCCCTACCCCATCCATCAGAAACAGCTGCCTAACGGCCTGAACGTAGTGACCGTGCCATACAACAGCCCGGGCCTGGCCGCTTTCTACATTTTAGTGCGGGCCGGCTCCCGCGAGGAGGTGGAGAAAGGCAAAACCGGATTTGCGCACTTCTTTGAGCACATGATGTTTAGGGGCACCGACAAGTATAGCAAAGAGGCCTACGGCGATATCATGAAGGCCATGGGCGCAGCGGCCAACGCCAACACCAGTATAGACCGCACCCTCTACCACATGACCGGCAACGCCGACATGCTGGACAAGATGTTCGAGATTGAGGCCGACCGCTTCCAGAACCTGAAGTACAGCGTGCATGATTTCAAGACTGAAGCCGGCGCCGTGAAGGGCGAGTATACTAAGAACTCCGCCAGCCCCTACATGCAGCTGTATGAGAAAACCGTGAGCACCGCCTTTAAGAAGCATACCTACGCCCACACCACCATGGGCTTCTTCGAGGATGTGGTGGACATGCCAAATCAGTACGATTACTCGCTCACGTTCTTCGACCGCTTCTACCGGCCCGAATATACCACGATACTGGTGGTGGGTGATGTAACGCCGGAGCGCGTAAACAGCCTGGCGCAGCAATATTTCGGCGACTGGAAGCGTGGCACCTACAAACCCAGCATCCCTGCCGAGCCGAAGCAGACCGAAACCCGCTATGCCCACGTGCAGCAGCAGGGCTTCCCCCCTTACCTGAGCCTCAACTTCAAAGGCCCAGCTTTCTCTGACAAGGATAAGGACCTGCCAGCGCTGAGCATTCTGACTACCATACTTTTTGCCGAGAACTCCGACCTGTACCGCAAGCTGGTAGTGGAGGAGCAGAAAGCCCGCTTCATCGGCGGCGGCCCGCAGTTCTCCCGCGACCCGAACCTGATCCAGGTGTCTGCCTCTGTGCTGAAGGCTGATGACATGCAGTATGTAAAGGACGAGCTGATGAAGGCGCTGAACGAGGCCAAGACCAAGCCGATAGATGCCAAAAAGATCGAGGAGACGAAGTCGCGCATCAAGTATAGCTTTGCCATGAGCATGGACAGCCCGGATGCCATCGCCAATGCGCTGGCTCGTTTTACCTGGCTTAGCGGTGATCCGGAGTCGCTCAACAACATCTACAAAGTATACGACAGCATCACGGCACAAGACCTGATGAATGCCGCCAAGAAATACTTTGTAACGCAGACGATGACGGTTGGCACCATCGCCCCCACCGAGAAATCGCCGGTGAAATAAGGCTTGGTCCTACTTTAAAGTATAACAGACAAAGATTTGAAACCCATGAAAAAAATAGCTGCCTATATACTGCCTGTTGCCCTGCTGGCCGCCTCCTGCGCCAAGCAACCGCAGGCATCCCAGCAAAGCACTACAGAAACCGCAGAGACCACAGCACCAGCCACGGCCTTTGACGCTAACACCGCCTTCGGCCCGGATAAGGTGGTGGAGTTGCGCCAGCCGGAGTCGAACAAGGTGATCATCAAACTAATGTTCAAAAACGGCTCCATGGTAGACCCGGAGGGCAAAGAAGGACTCACTTATACTACAGCCCAGATGATCACAGAGTCGGGCACCAAGGATATGCCGGTGTCGGAGATAAAGGACAAGATCTTCCCGTGGGCGGCCGAGTACTACAGCAACGTAGATAAAGAGGTCACCACCTTCACCTTTGCCGTGCACCAGGATTTTCTGCAGGACTTTTACCCGATCGTGCGCGGGCTAATGCTCCAGCCAGCCTTTGCCGAGGAGGATTTTAAGCGTGTGAAGTCGAACCAGCAGAACTTCGTGGATCAGGTGATCCGCGCCTCTTCCGATGAGGAGTACAGCAAAAAGGCGCTGGAAGACCTGCTCTTCCGTGGCACCAACTACCAGCACATGGTAGAAGGCAACTCGGCCAGCGTACCCAACATCACCCTGGAGGACGTAAA is a window of Pontibacter kalidii DNA encoding:
- a CDS encoding M16 family metallopeptidase; amino-acid sequence: MRHQLVALLLLLAVAVTTAVAQQGSQNDKILPYPIHQKQLPNGLNVVTVPYNSPGLAAFYILVRAGSREEVEKGKTGFAHFFEHMMFRGTDKYSKEAYGDIMKAMGAAANANTSIDRTLYHMTGNADMLDKMFEIEADRFQNLKYSVHDFKTEAGAVKGEYTKNSASPYMQLYEKTVSTAFKKHTYAHTTMGFFEDVVDMPNQYDYSLTFFDRFYRPEYTTILVVGDVTPERVNSLAQQYFGDWKRGTYKPSIPAEPKQTETRYAHVQQQGFPPYLSLNFKGPAFSDKDKDLPALSILTTILFAENSDLYRKLVVEEQKARFIGGGPQFSRDPNLIQVSASVLKADDMQYVKDELMKALNEAKTKPIDAKKIEETKSRIKYSFAMSMDSPDAIANALARFTWLSGDPESLNNIYKVYDSITAQDLMNAAKKYFVTQTMTVGTIAPTEKSPVK
- a CDS encoding 5-(carboxyamino)imidazole ribonucleotide synthase, with amino-acid sequence MKGEVKLGILGGGQLGRMLMQAGLDFNLYTLVLDPDENAPCKDICHEFYVGSFRDFDTVYEFGKQCDILTIEIEHVNADALEKLEQEGVKVYPDAKTVRTIQDKGLQKEFYRQHNIPTSDFILLKDKSELQQSIDFLPAFQKLRREGYDGRGVTRLTGEADFGKAFEEPSVLEKLVDFEKEISVIVARNESGEVTAFPVVELSFHPEHNLVDSLFAPANVPYKLQRHAIEIATRVIEAFGMVGILAVEMFLTKDGQILVNEVAPRPHNSGHHTIKANYTSQYEQHLRAILNLPLGSTEIQSAAVMLNLLGEPGYDGEAKYEGLQEALAVPGVYIHLYGKKYTRPARKMGHITVLGQSIEEAQQRAESVKNVIKVKA
- a CDS encoding MarC family NAAT transporter → MEIILATFSALFSVVNPFGAMPVFLTLTQDDTPSYRNQQALKACLYMVGILAVFFLAGQYVLNFFGIRIHDLRIAGGLMIMRAGFELLSPGASKKKISPDVVEEGQLKDDISFTPLAMPMLSGPGAIAVSIGLFTTSLSYIDMVMILIGIMLLAVVSYLILRSSHQLTRYMGKSGLAALSRIMGFIVLSIGVNFIVSALTALFFTE